A stretch of Rhododendron vialii isolate Sample 1 chromosome 4a, ASM3025357v1 DNA encodes these proteins:
- the LOC131323837 gene encoding uncharacterized protein LOC131323837 has product MPTSSSSTTPSSVTSTTTSQCLVDIRFYLHVFWQGKNVIHALPEAEINSFIIPYKEEAAAFPLWMVTDLESKDPFANIFLQLQMAFFGQFLATLCAHTASTKCGKQSSSKTQSSNISLRRNVMDKSWMYQSRLTNEWVMRSKAVDHLVCDGFIKGYTKWIAHGEALSSTTTAPIPTNSGNALGTNNSMREMLHDTFGISNRDDGMDDMPNNVELSNADAKKFYKLLSDAQKPLYPGCKEFSKLSLLVELFHNKCLGKWTNDSFTKLLRTFNRALPEGEKLPNSYYERYKTVDNHEGAEGTSAKKCKKVPRKVLRHFPLIPRLQRLFMSSKIASFMKWHDEGRTKDGCMRHPADSPAWQTFDFQHKEFATDSRNVRLGLASNGFNPFGMMSNVHSTWPVILMPYNLPPWMCMKQPYFIMSLLIPGRSAPENNIDVYLQPLIEELKELWGVEVDTFDASTNQNFKMHAALMWTINDFPAYANLSGWSTKGRLACPSCHKDTCSSWLKYSGKHIYMDHRRFLEDSHMIRQDKRSFNGKEERRKGPCRLTGSMIQDQLKGVQFKFGKLVKDNPKLPFNWKKPSIFFELPYWKDNLLRHNLDVMHIEKNVCDRSLEGTSRFKRYGL; this is encoded by the exons ATGCCCACTTCCTCTTCCTCCACCACCCCTTCCTCCGTGACCTCTACCACCACCTCCCAATGCCTTGTTGACATTAGATTTTATTTGCATGTTTTCTGGCAAGGGAAGAATGTGATCCATGCACTTCCTGAAGCTGAAATCAACAGTTTCATCATTCCTTACAAGGAAGAAGCAGCGGCTTTTCCACTATGGATGGTAACGGACTTGGAAAGCAAGGATCCCTTCGCCAATATTTTTCTCCAGCTGCAGATGGCCTTTTTTGGGCAATTTCTTGCAACACTGTGTGCTCATACTGCAAGCACCAAATGTGGAAAACAAAGTTCAAGTAAAACACAA AGTTCTAATATCAGTTTACGGAGAAACGTAATGGATAAGAGTTGGATGTATCAATCTCGGTTGACCAATGA ATGGGTGATGCGATCTAAGGCAGTAGACCATCTAGTATGTGACGGTTTTATCAAGGGTTACACAAAATGGATAGCTCATGGAGAAGCTTTGTCATCTACTACAACTGCTCCGATTCCCACTAATTCTGGTAATGCCTTGGGCACAAATAATAGCATGCGTGAGATGTTACATGATACATTCGGGATCTCAAATAGAGATGATGGCATGGATGACATGCCAAATAATGTAGAGTTGTCGAATGCAGATGCTAAAAAATTCTATAAGTTGCTAAGTGATGCCCAAAAACCTTTGTACCCTGGGTGTAAAGAGTTTTCAAAGCTTTCATTGCTTGTTGAACTATTTCACAATAAGTGCCTTGGAAAATGGACTAACGACTCATTTACCAAGCTACTTCGGACGTTCAACAGGGCACTTCCAGAGGGTGAGAAATTGCCCAACTCATATTATGAA AGGTACAAAACTGTTGACAATCATGAAGGAGCAGAAGGAACCTCAgcaaaaaagtgtaaaaaggTCCCCAGAAAGGTTTTACGCCATTTTCCGTTGATACCAAGGCTACAAAGGTTGTTCATGTCGTCAAAGATTGCATCTTTTATGAAGTGGCATGATGAGGGTCGGACCAAAGATGGTTGCATGCGTCATCCTGCCGATTCCCCTGCTTGGCAGACTTTTGACTTCCAACATAAGGAATTTGCTACAGATTCACGTAATGTTAGACTTGGATTAGCGTCAAATGGATTTAATCCTTTTGGGATGATGAGTAATGTGCATAGTACATGGCCTGTCATCTTGATGCCATACAACCTGCCACCTTGGATGTGTATGAAACAACCGTACTTTATAATGTCGTTGCTTATACCCGGTCGTTCAGCACCTGAAAATAACATTGATGTTTATTTGCAACCATTGATAGAGGAGCTGAAAGAGTTATGGGGGGTCGAAGTAGATACATTTGATGCttcaaccaatcaaaattttaagATGCACGCTGCCTTAATGTGGACTATCAATGATTTTCCTGCATATGCAAATTTGTCTGGGTGGAGCACTAAAGGGCGTCTTGCATGTCCATCATGCCATAAAGAcacatgttcttcttggttgaagTATAGTGGGAAGCACATCTACATGGACCATCGACGATTCTTGGAGGATAGCCATATGATTAGACAAGATAAGAGGTCATTTAATGGAAAGGAAGAACGTCGGAAGGGACCTTGTCGCTTAACTGGGTCTATGATACAAGATCAGCTAAAAGGCGTTCAATTTAAGTTTGGAAAGCTAGTTAAGGATAATCCTAAGTTGCCATTCAACTGGAAGAAGCCTAGCATATTTTTCGAATTACCTTATTGGAAAGATAATTTATTGCGACACAATCTAGATGTGATGCATAT